In Myxococcales bacterium, the genomic window GAGTTTGTTCGACGACCCGACTCCTCTGCCCAAAAAGAGCGGAGTCGACGGCGGCAAGAACCCGCTCTTGCTAGAGATGGAAAAAGAGGTCGCGCTGCCGGACGATTCGCCGGCGGCGGACGCAGGCGCCGATGCCTCCGTCGCGCCTCGAGGCGTGCGGCCCGACGCCGGAGTCGCTGCGAAGACCGGCGACGAGCTCGACGGTGAGACGGACGAGGACGAGGTCGACCTCTCACCGGACGGAGGCGCCCCGATCGGAGCCATCGAGCCGGACGGCGGTTTCGTCAGTGAGCTGCCCGACGACGACTTCCTTCCGGCGGATGTCGACCCCGATCCGTGCCGCGACCCGGAGTCCGTCAAGCGCCTCCCCGGGATCATCGTCGGCAAGACACTGAAGGAGAACCTGAAGCTCCAGCTCGGTTCGTGCGTTCAAGTCACCTCGCCCACCGTCGGTTATGCCTATTCCCACGGTGCAGTGCTGGCGCCGGTGGCCAAACAATTCCGGGTGATCGCGGTGTTCGACGCGGGCTTCGATCAGTACGACTCGAAGCTCGTTTACACGGATCTGTACGAGGCGCAGGTCTTCGGTGACTCGGGGGACAGCGTTACCGGCATCGAAATGAAGGTGGCGGACATCGAACAAGCCCGCGACGTCGCCCGCCTGCTCGACGAACGCCTCGCGGATGGCATTTACCACACCATGGATTGGGAGGAGCTGAACCACGGCCTGTTCACGGCGCTCCGGATTCAGCAGATCTTGATGAGCCTGGTCTTGGCGCTCATCATCGTCGTCGCCGCGTTCACCGTCGTCGCGACGCTGATCATGGTGGTGCTCGACAAGAAGAAGGAGATCGCCGTGATGAAGGCGATGGGCGCGAGTGACCGTGATCTGCTGCGCGCGTTCTTGTATCAAGGCGCGATCATCGGCCTGATCGGTGCGTCGATTGGGCTCGGGCTGGGACTCCTATTCTGCAAGGGGCTCCTGATCTACGGCTTCCCGTTGGACGCGAAGGTGTATTTCATCTCGCGCTTGCCCGTACAGGTGAAGCCCCTCGAGTTCACCATGGTCGGGGTGTTCGCAGTGATTGTTTGCCTCGCGGCGACCGTCTGGCCCGCGATGTACGCGGCGCGCCTGCGGCCGGCCGAGGCGTTCCGCGAGCAGCAGTAACGGCGCGGCTCAGGACCCGGGAAAACTCTGGCTCGCGCCGCCGCGCGTCGAGGGCGGCGGCATCTGGGCGCGTCGGATCAAGCCGAGGACTCGGGCTGCGAGCTCGGGCGCGCGGAAGGGTTTGCTCACGAAGTCGTCCGCGCCGGCCGCAAACGCCTCGACGATGTCGCCAGTGGAAGAGTGCGCGGTCAGGAACAACACCGGCAGTCGGCTGAGGCGAGCCTCTTTGCGCAAGCGCCGACAGAACTCGACGCCGCTCATACCCGGGAGGTTCCAATCGAGGACCATCAGATCCGGGCGCGACTCGCGCAGGCTGTCGAATGCCTCCTCGGCGCTCGACACCGCCACCGCTTGAAACCCGGCCGAGCGCAGCATCGCGCAGACCACGTTCTGCAGATCGCTGTCGTCGTCCACGATCAGTACGCTGGCGTCCGCGGGCGCTTTGATCTCGAACACCGGCAACGGCATGCTCGGCGGCGGGATCGTCGGCGGCTCCATCGAATTGGCGAATTGCCACAGGCGTGACCAGTCTCGATCGGTGAAGGCCATTCGTAGGCCATCGCCACGATCGACGACGCAGGCCGCGACTGCAGTGGACTCGGCCCCCACACAGAAAGTGGTGAGCACCCACTCTCCGTCTTTGAGCCCGTCGGAGCACGGCAGCTCGAGCTCTTGCTCGTCTCCACCGACCTCCATCTGCAACGCGAGCGCCTCGAAGCTCTCGGATTGAAGGATGATGCCCCTCACGGCGGCGGGAGCCTAGCGCGCCGCGCGCGATCGGACCAGCTCTCGGCGGTGGAGCTGGAGCTGCTCGGCGGCGGCGCCGCGGAGGACACGGCAAAAGCCCCGCTCCACGAGCATTTGTCGTGAAATTTGCGGGGTCACGCGCTTCGCCCGGCCCGCTTCTTGCGCCGGCTTTCGCTTCGCAACCGCCGCGATGCCCGACCGACAACATTCCACGAGGGAACTCGTACCAAACCCACACGGGTCAGGGCAGACTTGCGCGCCTTGAGTCTGCGTCGCCGGTTTCCAACACCGCTCCTGTTCGCGCTGCTGTTCGACTGTGGCGGCGTCACGGACTTGTCGGTCCCGTCGGACTCGGAGTGCCGCGCCGAGACTCGAGCGCGCGCGATCGAGGGCGCCGCTCACCTGCCCAATTGTTCGCCGGTCAGCTACGCCTCCAATCCGCCCTCTTCGGGGAACCACTACGGAACCTGGGCCGCGCACGGCATCTACGACGCGCCGTTGCCGCGCGGGTTCTGGGTCCACAACCTCGAGCACGGGGCAGTCGTGATCAGCTACAACTGCCCAGATGGATGCGCGGATGACGTGGCTCGCGCCAAGCAGTTCCTGAACGAACTGCCCGTCGATCCGAGCTGCCCGGAGGGGCGCCGCGTTCTCTTGGTACCCGATCCACTTCTGGACGTGCGCTGGGGAGCGAGTGCTTGGGGGTTCAACCTGCGCGCCGAGTGTTTCGACCCGACCGCCTTCCGCGAGTTCTACCTGAAGCACTACGCGAGTGCGCCGGAGGACGTCTGCTCCGAAGGCACCGACTTCCGTGCACCCGACGGCTTGCTCGACCTACCGCCTGGTTGCGGCGAGTGAGTCAGCGCCGCAGGCGCCAGAGCGTGAGCAGCGAGTAGATCACGGCAAGGCTCGAGAGTGCGAGGGTCGCGGACCACTCGGGCATGCCGAGCACGGGCTCGGCACCGAGCAAGTTCCGCACGTGTCCCCGGGGCCAGAAGAGCGCGCCGGCTCCGGCTCCCGCCCCGACGATCCAATCGAGCACCAGGAACGCACCGCGTCCGCCTCCGCGCTTGCCGAAGGTCGCGCCAAGGCAGAACCATGTGGCGTAGGCAGCGCCCGCGAGCGCGCCGATCCAGCTGCTGGTCGCCAGATCTCGCACGAGCTGAGGATCCGCCGGTGCACGCGTGACGAACACCGCGAGAGCTGCAATGAGCGCGCCGGCCAAGCCCAAGGCAAAGGCCAGTGCCGACATCACTCCAGCGGCCGAAGTCCGCCGATTTGCCCCGTGACGAGCCAGATCGGTCAGC contains:
- a CDS encoding DUF3105 domain-containing protein, whose amino-acid sequence is MSLRRRFPTPLLFALLFDCGGVTDLSVPSDSECRAETRARAIEGAAHLPNCSPVSYASNPPSSGNHYGTWAAHGIYDAPLPRGFWVHNLEHGAVVISYNCPDGCADDVARAKQFLNELPVDPSCPEGRRVLLVPDPLLDVRWGASAWGFNLRAECFDPTAFREFYLKHYASAPEDVCSEGTDFRAPDGLLDLPPGCGE
- a CDS encoding response regulator, giving the protein MRGIILQSESFEALALQMEVGGDEQELELPCSDGLKDGEWVLTTFCVGAESTAVAACVVDRGDGLRMAFTDRDWSRLWQFANSMEPPTIPPPSMPLPVFEIKAPADASVLIVDDDSDLQNVVCAMLRSAGFQAVAVSSAEEAFDSLRESRPDLMVLDWNLPGMSGVEFCRRLRKEARLSRLPVLFLTAHSSTGDIVEAFAAGADDFVSKPFRAPELAARVLGLIRRAQMPPPSTRGGASQSFPGS
- a CDS encoding ABC transporter permease, producing MGFPLELAVRYMRSKKRAFVSVGTVFAVLGVALGVAALATVMSVTGGFRAEFREKVLGVNAHVLILKYSSDFREYREVIKKVEDVPGITGIAPFVINPMMVTHGEKTATGVLLKGVDPVRMPTVLDLPRHIVEGSVEGLRLTSAKPPDRRRKSLFDDPTPLPKKSGVDGGKNPLLLEMEKEVALPDDSPAADAGADASVAPRGVRPDAGVAAKTGDELDGETDEDEVDLSPDGGAPIGAIEPDGGFVSELPDDDFLPADVDPDPCRDPESVKRLPGIIVGKTLKENLKLQLGSCVQVTSPTVGYAYSHGAVLAPVAKQFRVIAVFDAGFDQYDSKLVYTDLYEAQVFGDSGDSVTGIEMKVADIEQARDVARLLDERLADGIYHTMDWEELNHGLFTALRIQQILMSLVLALIIVVAAFTVVATLIMVVLDKKKEIAVMKAMGASDRDLLRAFLYQGAIIGLIGASIGLGLGLLFCKGLLIYGFPLDAKVYFISRLPVQVKPLEFTMVGVFAVIVCLAATVWPAMYAARLRPAEAFREQQ